Proteins encoded within one genomic window of Verrucomicrobiota bacterium:
- a CDS encoding Pyrrolo-quinoline quinone, which produces MLAASPVRASSPGGAAGSLPTKDAWPMFRGSPGLVGVASGRLPESPALLWTFKTGGPVKSSAAIAQGRVFAGSEDGHVYALDLANGQKLWAFKTGGPIESSPLFLEGKVFVGSSDTYLYAIDAARGTEVWKYQTGEKILGAPNWIKDDKSGTPWILAGSYDYKLHCVDAATGKAVWTYETGNYINGSPAVGGGKTMFGGCDALLHVIRLQDGQKIKEVEAGAYIAGSGAVVGDRVYIGQYENEFLCIDTSQGNIVWRYKDRPFPFFSSPAVANDRVVFGGRDKRLHCVQRSDGKPVWTFTTRGKVDSSPVVCGDRVVVGSDDGRLYVVSLAAGKELWSYEVGQPIGSSPAVVEGKIVIGADDGNVYAFGAKTPAKGTKEASK; this is translated from the coding sequence ATGCTCGCCGCGTCGCCGGTCCGCGCCAGCTCGCCCGGCGGCGCGGCGGGTTCTCTACCCACCAAAGATGCCTGGCCCATGTTCCGGGGAAGCCCCGGATTGGTGGGCGTCGCTTCGGGGCGCTTGCCGGAGTCGCCGGCCTTGTTGTGGACCTTCAAGACCGGGGGCCCGGTGAAATCCTCGGCCGCCATTGCCCAGGGCCGTGTGTTCGCCGGCTCCGAAGACGGGCATGTCTATGCGCTCGATCTGGCCAACGGTCAAAAGCTGTGGGCCTTCAAGACCGGCGGCCCCATTGAATCCTCTCCGCTCTTTCTGGAGGGAAAAGTTTTCGTGGGATCGTCGGACACCTATCTTTACGCCATTGACGCCGCGCGTGGCACGGAGGTTTGGAAGTATCAGACAGGCGAAAAAATTCTTGGCGCTCCGAATTGGATCAAAGACGACAAGAGCGGCACGCCGTGGATCCTGGCCGGCAGCTATGATTACAAACTTCACTGCGTCGATGCGGCGACAGGGAAGGCCGTGTGGACTTACGAGACCGGCAATTACATCAACGGGTCACCCGCGGTCGGCGGCGGCAAGACGATGTTTGGCGGTTGCGACGCTCTGCTGCACGTGATCCGTTTGCAGGATGGGCAGAAGATCAAAGAGGTCGAGGCGGGCGCTTACATCGCGGGATCAGGCGCCGTGGTCGGAGATCGGGTTTACATAGGCCAATACGAGAATGAGTTCCTCTGCATCGACACGTCCCAGGGGAACATCGTCTGGCGTTACAAGGACCGTCCATTCCCGTTCTTTTCCTCCCCGGCCGTGGCGAACGACCGCGTGGTGTTTGGCGGACGCGACAAGCGCCTGCATTGCGTTCAACGCAGCGATGGCAAACCGGTCTGGACTTTCACCACGCGCGGCAAAGTCGATAGCTCCCCGGTGGTCTGCGGCGATAGAGTCGTGGTTGGATCGGACGACGGGCGGCTTTACGTCGTTTCCCTGGCGGCGGGCAAAGAACTCTGGTCCTACGAAGTCGGCCAGCCGATTGGAAGCTCTCCAGCCGTTGTCGAAGGCAAGATTGTGATCGGAGCTGATGACGGAAACGTCTATGCGTTCGGGGCGAAAACCCCGGCCAAAGGAACGAAGGAGGCTTCGAAATGA